Proteins encoded in a region of the Planococcus shixiaomingii genome:
- a CDS encoding 1,2-dihydroxy-3-keto-5-methylthiopentene dioxygenase produces the protein MAIIKIQGTDETIEAQNEVAAFLEKQEVVYEHWDINKLPEHLREKFDLSDEEKDEILKAFKAEIDDISERRGYQAADIISLSDSNPKLDELLKNFQRKHIHTDDEVRYIVSGHGVFIIQGKDERFFEVHLSPGDLISVPENITHYFTLADDRKVVAVRIFVTTEGWVPVYQEENEGVQN, from the coding sequence ATGGCTATCATTAAAATTCAAGGAACAGACGAAACAATTGAAGCACAAAATGAGGTAGCGGCATTTTTGGAAAAGCAGGAAGTTGTCTACGAGCACTGGGACATCAATAAATTGCCTGAACACTTGCGCGAAAAATTCGACCTTAGCGACGAAGAAAAAGATGAAATCCTAAAGGCATTTAAAGCAGAAATCGATGATATTTCAGAGCGCCGCGGTTATCAGGCTGCCGACATCATTTCTTTGTCGGACTCTAACCCGAAACTGGACGAACTATTAAAGAACTTCCAGCGCAAACACATTCATACAGACGATGAAGTCCGCTACATTGTCAGCGGCCACGGCGTGTTCATCATCCAAGGAAAAGACGAGCGCTTTTTTGAAGTTCACCTGTCTCCTGGAGACTTGATCTCGGTTCCGGAGAACATCACGCATTACTTTACATTGGCAGACGACCGCAAAGTAGTCGCTGTCCGCATTTTCGTTACAACGGAAGGCTGGGTTCCTGTTTATCAGGAAGAAAACGAAGGCGTTCAAAACTAA
- a CDS encoding 2-hydroxy-3-keto-5-methylthiopentenyl-1-phosphate phosphatase produces MDKPIIFCDFDGTITDQDNIIAIMKKFAPPEWLPVKDGVLDQTLSIREGVAKMFSLLPVSAKDEIISYVLQQAQIREGFGDFVAYTKKHNIPLYIVSGGIDFFVHPLLEPFGPFAGVYCNESDFSGDTIRIHYPHGCDSECTSQGCGCCKPSIIRTLLKNDATSIVIGDSITDLEAAKRADLVIARDFLIEKCEELNIPYEPFTNFHEVMDIIDSRLGVKL; encoded by the coding sequence TTGGATAAACCAATCATTTTTTGCGATTTCGATGGCACGATAACCGATCAAGACAACATCATCGCCATCATGAAAAAATTTGCACCGCCTGAATGGCTTCCTGTCAAAGATGGCGTGCTTGACCAAACCCTATCCATACGTGAAGGCGTTGCCAAAATGTTTTCGCTTCTTCCGGTCTCAGCGAAAGATGAAATTATTTCTTACGTCCTTCAACAAGCTCAGATACGGGAAGGATTCGGCGATTTTGTCGCTTACACAAAAAAACATAACATTCCGCTTTACATTGTCAGCGGCGGCATCGACTTTTTCGTCCATCCCCTGCTCGAACCGTTTGGCCCGTTCGCCGGTGTTTATTGCAACGAATCGGATTTCTCGGGCGACACCATTCGGATTCACTATCCGCATGGCTGCGATAGTGAATGTACGAGCCAAGGCTGTGGGTGCTGCAAGCCATCGATTATCCGCACCTTGCTCAAAAACGATGCAACAAGCATTGTAATCGGAGACTCCATTACCGATTTAGAGGCAGCCAAAAGAGCCGATCTTGTTATTGCCAGGGATTTTCTTATCGAAAAATGCGAGGAATTGAACATTCCATATGAACCGTTCACGAATTTCCATGAAGTGATGGACATAATCGACTCGCGATTAGGTGTGAAACTATGA
- a CDS encoding methylthioribulose 1-phosphate dehydratase — protein sequence MTELKERWAELADIKDELAARDWFMGTSGNLAIRTSAAPIQFLVTASGKDKKKRTAEDFLLVDAAGKPVEKTHLKPSAETLLHCAIYSQTSAGCSLHVHTVANNVISELYGDDGKIDFQGQELIKAFGMWEEDALLSIPIIPNYADIPLLAEEFSQHLSSDKGAVLIRNHGITVWGKDGFEAKKLLEACEFLFQYQLTLNQIYSK from the coding sequence ATGACGGAACTTAAAGAGAGATGGGCAGAACTAGCAGATATTAAAGATGAACTGGCTGCAAGAGACTGGTTCATGGGCACTAGCGGCAATCTGGCGATCAGAACCAGTGCTGCTCCCATTCAATTTTTGGTCACCGCAAGCGGCAAAGATAAAAAGAAGCGGACGGCGGAAGATTTCCTTCTCGTCGATGCTGCCGGAAAACCAGTGGAGAAAACGCATTTAAAACCTTCGGCGGAAACCTTGCTGCACTGTGCCATCTATTCGCAAACTTCTGCCGGGTGCAGCCTCCACGTCCATACAGTAGCAAACAACGTCATTTCCGAATTGTACGGAGACGACGGAAAAATAGATTTTCAGGGGCAAGAGCTGATTAAAGCATTTGGCATGTGGGAAGAAGATGCTTTGCTGTCGATTCCCATCATTCCAAATTATGCCGATATTCCCCTCCTCGCAGAAGAGTTCAGCCAGCATTTAAGCTCCGATAAAGGAGCCGTATTGATTCGCAACCATGGCATTACAGTTTGGGGCAAAGATGGCTTCGAAGCTAAAAAACTTCTTGAAGCTTGTGAGTTTTTGTTTCAGTACCAATTAACGCTAAACCAAATTTATTCAAAATAA
- the mtnW gene encoding 2,3-diketo-5-methylthiopentyl-1-phosphate enolase, which produces MSRLTATYQLFGQSGSFEKKAEGIALGLTVGSWTDLPLLEQEQLKQHKGTVVSVTEFEEIHHPFKPEQIRAEVKISYPSVNFSPDLPAILTTVFGKLSLDGEVKLLDLEFDDELLSHFPGPRFGIEGIRSELGIIDRPLVMSIFKGVIGRDMNYLADQLRQQALGGVDLVKDDEILFENPLTPFEKRITTGRKVLRQVYEETGHRTLYAANLSGRTSDLKGKARKARELGADALLFNVHAYGFDVLQELAEDDSIGLPLMAHPAFSGAFTSSPFYGVATPLALGKLTRYAGADFSLFPSPYGSVALEKSAALALGIELTKKSAVKRTFPVPSAGIHPGLVPLLINDYGIESIINAGGGVHGHPAGASGGGLAFRQAVDAVLNGVDLADAAEQNAELKTALELWG; this is translated from the coding sequence GGACAGTCCGGATCTTTCGAAAAGAAGGCGGAAGGCATCGCCCTTGGGCTGACTGTTGGATCATGGACCGATTTGCCTTTATTGGAACAGGAACAACTTAAACAACATAAAGGGACAGTTGTCTCAGTTACCGAATTTGAAGAAATTCATCATCCATTTAAACCGGAACAAATTCGCGCAGAAGTAAAAATTTCCTACCCAAGCGTCAACTTTTCACCTGACTTGCCAGCCATTTTGACAACCGTTTTTGGCAAATTGTCACTCGATGGTGAAGTGAAGCTGCTGGATCTCGAGTTTGACGATGAGCTTCTGTCCCATTTCCCTGGCCCCCGTTTTGGAATTGAAGGCATCCGCAGTGAGCTAGGAATTATCGACCGCCCACTCGTCATGAGTATTTTCAAAGGGGTGATCGGCCGTGATATGAATTATTTAGCGGATCAGCTTCGCCAACAAGCGCTTGGCGGGGTCGATCTGGTTAAAGATGATGAAATCCTTTTTGAAAATCCGTTGACGCCATTTGAGAAACGCATCACTACAGGGAGAAAAGTGCTTCGCCAAGTTTACGAAGAAACGGGACACCGCACTTTATATGCCGCCAATCTATCAGGCAGGACTTCTGATTTAAAAGGAAAAGCACGAAAAGCACGCGAGCTCGGTGCCGACGCGCTGCTGTTTAACGTTCATGCTTATGGCTTTGACGTGCTGCAGGAGTTAGCGGAAGATGACAGCATCGGATTGCCGCTCATGGCCCATCCGGCATTCAGCGGAGCTTTTACCTCTTCTCCATTTTATGGAGTAGCAACACCGCTTGCTCTTGGGAAGTTGACACGATATGCAGGAGCGGACTTTTCCTTGTTCCCCTCCCCATACGGAAGTGTTGCTCTTGAGAAATCAGCCGCTTTGGCTTTAGGGATAGAATTAACAAAGAAAAGCGCTGTAAAAAGGACGTTCCCTGTCCCTTCAGCCGGCATTCATCCCGGCTTAGTTCCACTTTTGATCAACGATTATGGGATAGAAAGCATCATCAATGCCGGCGGCGGTGTCCATGGCCATCCGGCAGGCGCGTCTGGCGGCGGCCTTGCTTTCAGGCAAGCAGTCGACGCAGTGTTAAATGGAGTCGACTTGGCGGATGCAGCTGAACAGAATGCCGAACTAAAAACAGCACTTGAGTTATGGGGGTAA